The region CGACGTGGTGCTTATGGCTGAAGGGGATGGGCTGCTCGACAACGGAGCCGGGCGGATGCGGCGCGGCGGTCGCGGTACGCCAGATCCAGAACACGCCTGCAGCCAGCACGATCACGCCCAGCCCGACCAGGCGTGCGACGAAATCCATGTGTCGGCCAAAGGGCTGGGCCAAATCCCCTTACTCCCTCTCTGGTGGCGACCGTAAGCTGGTCGGAACCTCAAACGAAACTTCACCCTAGTCAGGCTAGCTTGGCCTCGCCTGAATGGTCCTCCGGAGCGCGGCCGGCAGTGGCGCGAGCGCGCCTGTTCGACACCGATTCAGTCAGGCGGCGATAAGGTTCGAGACTGCGCCCCGACAACGTCCACCTGAAGATGAGGGCAATATGGCCAGACCGATCTGGACCGGAACCATCTCCTTCGGCCTGCTGCATGTGCCGATCCGCCTGTACACGGGCGAGCGCAGCGTCGATTTGCATTTCCGCATGCTCGACTCGCGTGACAAACGCCCGATCCGTTACGAGCGCGTGAATTCCGAGACCGGGCGGGAAGTCGCCTGGAAGGACGTGGTCAAGGCCTTCGAGTACAAGAAGGGCAGCTACACGGTGATCGATTCGGATGCCATCAAGAAGGCAGCGCCCGAGGCGACCCAGACCATCGATCTGGAAACCTTCGTCGAACGCGAGGCGATCGACCCGCGTTATTTCGACAAGCCCTACCTGTTGACGCCGGATCGCAAGGCCGACAAGCCCTACGTGCTGCTGCGCGAAACGCTGAAGAAGACCGGGCGCGTCGGCATCGCCAAGGTGGTGATCCGCACGCGCCAGCACCTGGCAATGCTGATGCCGCACGACGATGCCCTGGTGCTGATGCTGATGCGTTTTCCGCAGGAGCTGGTCGATCCGGGCGACTACCGGATTCCGTCCGGCAAGCTTTCGGACTTCAAGCTGACGCGCAAGGAAATCGACATGGCGGCGCAGCTGATCGACTCCATGAGCAGCGCATGGCAGCCCGACGAGTTTCACGACGACTTCCGCGAGCGACTACGCAATCTGGTCGAGAAGCGCGTCAAGGACGAGGGCGAAGCCGAGCCCGGAGACATCGAGGAAGAAGCACCGCCGTCCGGCAACGACGAGGACTTCATGGCCTTGCTGCGCGACAGCCTCAAGTCGAAGAACCGCGACAAGCCGGCGGGACGCAGCAGTCGTGGCAACACTCGTCGCCGCAGCACGCGCAAGAAGGCCGCGAGCAGGAAATCGTCCAAGTCCGCAAGGAGCAAGTCGGCATGAGCATCCAGACCTATCGCGAAAAGCGTCGGGAAGGCACGCCGGAACCGCGTGCCGGCCATAAGAGTGCGCGGCGCAGCGGTCGACCGCGTTTCGTGGTGCAGTTGCATCATGCCAGCAGCCGTCACTACGACTTCCGCCTGGAGGTGGACGGGGTACTCAAGAGCTGGGCGATCCCCAAGGGGCCGAGCCTCGACCCCGATACCAAGCGTCTGGCCGTGCAGGTGGAGGATCATCCGCTGGACTACGCCGGCTTCGAAGGCGAGATTCCGAAAGGCCACTATGGCGCCGGCCAGGTGGAGATCTTCGACGAAGGCGACTGGACACCCGAAGGCGATCCGCAGCAGCAGCTCGACCAGGGCCATATCAGTTTCGAACTCGACGGTCGGATGCTGCATGGCGGCTGGGATCTCATGCGTACGCGCATGAACGGCAAGCAGCCGCAGTGGCTGCTGATCAAGCGGCGCGACCGCTACGCCGGCGCGCGCGAGGCGGATGATTTCACCAACGCCGGCGGACACCTCGGATCCGGCAAACCCGAGGCCTCCACGCGGACAGCGAAGCGGCAATCCGCGTCGGCGAAATCGGCCGGCAAGGCCAAGCCGTTCGAAGCGCAGCTCGCCAAGCTTGTGGGTACGCCGCCCGAGGGCCGGCAATGGCTGCACGAACCCAAGTGGGACGGTTATCGGCTGCTGACGACCATCGTCGACGGCGAACCACGGTTGTGGTCCCGTAACGGCCTGGACTGGACCGAGCGCCTGCCGGATATCGTCGAGGCGCTGCGCAAACTCGACACCGAAGATGCCGAACTCGACGGCGAACTGGTGGTGCTGCGCCGCGGCCGCAGCGACTTCAACGCTTTGCAGACCCGTCTTGCCGGACGCTCCAAGGCATCGCTCAGCTATCAGCTGTTCGACCTGCCGCGCCTGAACGGGGAAGACCTGCGCGAGCAGCCGCTGAGCGAGCGCAAGCGGCGCCTGTACAAGCTGCTGTCGCGCAAGACGCGCGGCGCGCTCGCCTACAGCGAGCATCACGCCGGCGACGGTGACACCGTATTCGCCACCGCCGAAAAGTTCGGGCTCGAAGGCATCGTCAGCAAACGTGCGGACAGTCCCTATCGCGCCGGGCGCGGCGATGACTGGCGCAAGATCAAGCGCGAGAATTCGGACGAGTTCGCCATCGTCGGCTACACCGAGCCCAAGGGCAGTCGCCACGGCTTCGGCGCGCTGCTGCTGGCCGAGCCGGATGCCGACGGCGGCTGGCACTACGTCGGTCGCGTCGGCACCGGCTTTTCGGACGAGCTGCTGAGCTCGCTGTCCGCGAAACTGAAGAAGCTGCAACGCAAGACCCCGCCGGTCAGCGAGGCCAGCCTGGCCGAACGCGAAACCGGCAAGCCGGTCTGGGTGCGCCCGAAGCTGGTCGCGGAAGTCAGCTACCGTGACATCGCCGGCCTCGGCCTGCTGCGCCAGGCCGCATTCAAGACCCTGCGCGAGGACAAGACCGTGAACGAACTTGAACCGACCGTGGCCAAGGTCGCCGACCTCAAGCTGACGCATCCCGAGCGCGTGGTGTTTCCGGATGCCGGCCTGAGCAAGGCCGATGTCGCCGACTACTACCGAAAAATGGCCGAGCCGCTGCTGGCCGAGATCGCGGGCCGCCCGCTGTCGGTGCTGCGCTGCCCGGACGGA is a window of Banduia mediterranea DNA encoding:
- a CDS encoding Ku protein; this translates as MARPIWTGTISFGLLHVPIRLYTGERSVDLHFRMLDSRDKRPIRYERVNSETGREVAWKDVVKAFEYKKGSYTVIDSDAIKKAAPEATQTIDLETFVEREAIDPRYFDKPYLLTPDRKADKPYVLLRETLKKTGRVGIAKVVIRTRQHLAMLMPHDDALVLMLMRFPQELVDPGDYRIPSGKLSDFKLTRKEIDMAAQLIDSMSSAWQPDEFHDDFRERLRNLVEKRVKDEGEAEPGDIEEEAPPSGNDEDFMALLRDSLKSKNRDKPAGRSSRGNTRRRSTRKKAASRKSSKSARSKSA
- the ligD gene encoding DNA ligase D encodes the protein MSIQTYREKRREGTPEPRAGHKSARRSGRPRFVVQLHHASSRHYDFRLEVDGVLKSWAIPKGPSLDPDTKRLAVQVEDHPLDYAGFEGEIPKGHYGAGQVEIFDEGDWTPEGDPQQQLDQGHISFELDGRMLHGGWDLMRTRMNGKQPQWLLIKRRDRYAGAREADDFTNAGGHLGSGKPEASTRTAKRQSASAKSAGKAKPFEAQLAKLVGTPPEGRQWLHEPKWDGYRLLTTIVDGEPRLWSRNGLDWTERLPDIVEALRKLDTEDAELDGELVVLRRGRSDFNALQTRLAGRSKASLSYQLFDLPRLNGEDLREQPLSERKRRLYKLLSRKTRGALAYSEHHAGDGDTVFATAEKFGLEGIVSKRADSPYRAGRGDDWRKIKRENSDEFAIVGYTEPKGSRHGFGALLLAEPDADGGWHYVGRVGTGFSDELLSSLSAKLKKLQRKTPPVSEASLAERETGKPVWVRPKLVAEVSYRDIAGLGLLRQAAFKTLREDKTVNELEPTVAKVADLKLTHPERVVFPDAGLSKADVADYYRKMAEPLLAEIAGRPLSVLRCPDGIEGEHFFQKHRGKGMGEHVHTVPIEEKNGSSDYLMVDSVEGIEELVQMNAIEFHPWGATAKKPDQCDRLVFDLDPANDLPFKRVIEAARMLRDRLKSLNLESFVRTTGGKGLHVVVPLSPAADWDAAKDFAHALASACAKAEPNRYVDVASKARRNQRIFIDYLRNSRGATSVASYSLRARPGAPVAVPLRWDELGRLDSAAKYDAQSAPSRFKRLKRDPWDGFDRCRQSLTAALKRLD